The Pseudomonas fulva 12-X sequence CGTGACGACGTTGTCACGCGCGCCACGGCTGCGGTTGTCGCCGCCACGGCTACGACCGCCGCCCTGACCCTGGCCCTGACGTTTGCCGCCATTGGCGCTGCCACCACCGCCGGTGCGTGGGCCCTTGCCCTGACCGCGCGGTGCCTGACCGGCGCCGCCAGCATTCTGACCGCCGCCCTGGCGACGGCCACGGCCTTGCGGTTTGTTCTGGGTCGGCACGTAGTCGACGCGGTTGCCGAAGTTGTCGATATCGTCATCGCGGAATTCGTCCGGCGCGCGATCCGGTGGCAGGGCGGGAGCGCCTGCAGCCGGTGCTGGGCGTGCCTGGCCACGTGGCTGCTGACCGCGGGCCGGCTTGGCTTTGGCCTGGGGCTGGCTCTTGGCCTTGCCGCCATCCTTGCCCTTGTCGCGACGGCCGCCATTCTGGCGCTCGCCTTCGGCCTTGGCGCCGCGCGGCTGGCGTGGCTTCTGCGGCTCGCGTACTTCCGGGCGCTCGGCCTCGACCTTGCTGGCATCGAAGCCCATCAGATCGCCGTCCGGGATCTTCTGCTTGGTCATGCGCTCGATGCTCTTGAGCAGCTTCTCCTCGTCCGGGGCGACCAGGGAGATGGCTTCGCCGCTACGACCGGCACGACCGGTACGGCCGATGCGGTGCACGTAGTCTTCCTCGACGTTGGGCAGCTCGAAGTTGACCACGTGGGGCAGCTGGTCGATGTCCAGGCCGCGGGCGGCGATGTCGGTGGCGACCAGGATGCGCACCTTGTTCGCCTTGAAGTCGGCCAGGGCCTTGGTGCGCGCGTTCTGGCTCTTGTTACCGTGAATCGCGGCAGCGGTCAGGCCGTGCTTTTCCAGGTACTCGGCCAGGCGGTTGGCGCCGTGCTTGGTACGGGTGAACACCAGCACCTGTTCCCAGGCACCGGCGGTGATCAGGTGAGCGAGCAGGGCGCGCTTGTGGCTGGCCTGCAGGCGGAATACGCGCTGTTCGATGCGCTCGACCGTGGTATTCGGCGGCGTAACCTCGATGCGCTCGGGGTCGTGCAGCAGCTTGCTGGCCAGGTCGGTGATGTCCTTGGAGAAGGTCGCCGAGAACAGCAGGTTCTGACGCTTGGCCGGCAGGCGGGCGAGGACCTTCTTCACATCGTGGATGAAGCCCATATCGAGCATGCGGTCGGCTTCGTCCAGCACGAGAATTTCCACGTGGGACAGGTCGACGCTGCCTTGCCCGGCCAGGTCGAGCAGGCGGCCCGGGCAAGCGACCAGAACGTCGACGCCCTTGGCCAGGGCCTGCACCTGCGGGTTCATGCCAACGCCGCCGAAGATGCAGGCGCTGACGAATTTCAGATCGCGGGCATACAGCTTGAAGCTGTCATGCACCTGGGCGGCCAGTTCGCGGGTGGGGGTGAGCACCAGCACGCGGGGCTGCTTCGGGCCGTGGCGCTGTTCGCGATCCGGATGGCCGTTGGGGAACAGCCGCTCGAGGATCGGCAGGGCGAAGCCGCCGGTTTTACCTGTACCCGTCTGGGCTGCCACCATCAGGTCGCGACCTTGCAACGCGGCGGGGATGGCCCGCTGTTGCACCGGAGTGGGCTGGGTGTAGCCGGCGGCTTCGACCGCGCGGACCAAAGCCTCGGAGAGACCGAGGGAGGCAAAGGACATGTGCAATCCTGTCTGGTGAGGGCGTGGCCCTATAGGTGTAGTGCCTGGCTTGAATCGCACGTGGGGCGTGCAATCCCGTCCGGTACTGCTGGCCACTGGGGGCAGCATCCGGGCGCAAGCCTGGCGGGAAGGCCCGAGTGTAACAGGATTGGCGGCGATGGACACAATTTGCCGCCAATCGGTGTTGCGCTATCCCTTGTCACTCGGGGGGTACAGCGATCTGCCGGACATTGGGCGATCACTCGCCCTGGGCCTCGGCATCCTCGCGTTTGACGGTTTTGTGCTGGTCTTCGCTGCTGCCCAGCTTCCAGTAGCTGGAGATGTACAGCTGCTTGCGATCGACCTGACGTTCCTCGCGAAAGTGCTGGCGCAGCGCGCGCATGCCGCTGAACTCACAGGCCGCCCAGATGCTCGGGCGGCCCGGCAGCCAGGCGAGCTGGCGCACGTGGTCGACCAGCAGCTGTGGATTCTGGCCCGGATGCGGGTTGATCAGCCAGTGCAGCTCGACGCCAGCGGGATGACGCAGCGGCTGAATGTCCTGTGCGTCGATCACTTCGATCACCGCATGGCCACGGGCATCGGCCGGCAACTGTTCGAGGTTCACGCTGATCGCCGGCAGGGCGGTCATGTCGCCGATCACCAGAAACCAGTCGGCGCTGTTGTCGACCAGCTTCTTCGGCCCCGGCCCGCCGACCAGAATGTGGTCGCCAGGCCTGGCGGCCATGGCCCACTGCGAGGCGGGGCCGGGATCCTCGTGCAGCACGAAGTCGACGTCGAACTGGTCGGCGCGCTGCTGGCGCACGGTGTAGGTGCGCACCAGATCCTTGTCGCTGCCAGGGGCAGTGAACATCAGCTTGATGTAGGCGCTTTCCTGATCCGCTGGAAAGCTGTCGATCTCACCGCCACCCAGGGTCACGCGCAGCATGTGCGGGGTGACCTGGGTGGAAGTGATGACCTGAAGAGTGCGGGGAGCCGGACGTGCCATCGGATACTCCTGTGCAGGCGGCTGTTTGAGCCGAGGGCGAGGGGGTGGCCCCTCGCGTTCAGCGGTTTAGCTGGCTACTTAGCTGACCACGCGGTAACAGGGCACGTAAGCCGAACCGCCGGGCAACTTCATGCGGTGCTGCTCGACGAACGCCTGCAGCAGACGATCCAGCGGCTGCATGATGCTCTTGTCGCCGCGCAGCTCGTAAGGGCCATGCTCCTCGATCAGCTGGATGCCGTGGGCCTTGACGTTGCCGGCGACGATGCCGGAAAAGGCGCGGCGCAGGTTGGCGGCCAGCTCGTGGGTCGGTTGCTCGCGGGTCAGGTTGAGGCTCGCCATGGCTTCGTGGGTCGGCTCGAACGGGTGCTGAAAACTCTCGTCGATCTTCAGCAGCCAGTTGAAGTGGAAGGCGTCGTTGCGCTCGCGGCGGAACTGCTTGACCGCCTTGATGCCGGCCGCCATATGGCGCGCCACGGCGGCCGGGTCGTTGGGGATCAGCACGTAGCGGTTCTGCGCTTCGCGGCCCAGGGTGGCACCGATGAAATCGTGCAGCTGCTGCAAATACGGCTCGGCGCTCTTCGGGCCGGTGAGCACCAGCGGGAAGGGCAGCTCGGCGTTGTCCGGGTGCATGAGGATGCCCAGCAGGTAGAGGAATTCCTCCGCCGTGCCGGCGCCGCCCGGGAAGATGATGATGCCGTGGCCGACGCGCACGAAGGCTTCCAGGCGTTTTTCGATGTCCGGCAGAATCACCAGTTCGTTGACGATCGGGTTCGGCGCCTCGGCGGCGATGATGCCCGGCTCGGTCAGGCCCAGGTAGCGGGCGCCGACGATGCGCTGCTTGGCATGGGAGATGGTGGCGCCCTTCATCGGCCCCTTCATCACGCCGGGGCCGCAGCCGGTGCAAACGTCCAGGGCGCGCAGGCCCAGTTCGTGACCGACCTTCTTGGTGTACTTGTATTCCTCGGTGCTGATCGAGTGGCCGCCCCAGCACACCACCATTTTCGGCTCGGCGCCGGCGCGCAGGGTGCGGGCGTTGCGCAGCAGATGGAACACGTAGTCGGTGAGGCCGCTGGAGCTCTCCACGTCGACCCGCTTGTTCTCCAGTTCGCTCTGGGTGTAGACGATGTCGCGCAGGGCGCTGAACAGCATCTCGCGGGTGCTGGCGATCATCTCGCCGTCGACGAAGGCGTCTGCCGGCGCGTTGATCAGTTCCAGGCGGATGCCGCGGTCCTGCTGGTGGATCTTCACTTCGAAGTCCGGGTAGGCCTCGAGGATGGTCTTGGCGTTGTCGCTGTGCGAGCCGGTGTTGAGGATCGCCAGGGCGCACTGACGAAACAGCGCGTAGACGCTGCCCGAGCCGGTCTCGCGCAGTTGCTGGACTTCACGCTGGGAGAGGGTTTCCAGGCTGCCTTTCGGCGACACCGAGGCGTTGATTTTCTGGCGAGTGAGCATGCAGGCATCCCGTGGTAGCGCGACAACTCGAGCCGATCCTGGCTGATCGCGCATTGGTGAATTCGTACCCGGCAATCATGCCCCCTGTTGGGGCATCCGGGCGCCTGTACTGTCGACCAGCAGAGGGCTTCGGGTCAACGGGTACAAGGCTGACAGGTCCGTCCAACTGGCTGGTGCAGTGGATTTGTCGCCTGGTAGGAAAGAAAAAGGCCGCGAAAGTTCGCACTTTCGCGGCCTCAGGCAGGCATCAGCCCTGCAGGTTCTTCCACACCGCCAGGCTTGGAGCGGCCTGGTTGAGGGTGTAGAAGTGCAGGCCGGGTGCACCACCTTCGATCAGGCGTTCGCACAGGCCGGTGATCATCTCTTCGCCGAAGCGCTGGATGCTCTGGCTGTCATCGCCATAGGCCTCCAGTTGCTTGCGAACCCAGCGTGGCAGCTCGGCGCCGCAGGCGTCGGAGAAGCGCGCCAGCTTGCTGTAGTTGGTGATCGGCATGATGCCCGGGATCACCGGAATGTCGACGCCCAGCTTGCGGATGCGCTCGACGAAGTAGAAGTAGCAGTCGGCGTTGAAGAAGTACTGGGTGATCGCGCTGTCGGCGCCGGCCTTGGCCTTGCGCACGAAGTTGGCGATATCGTCCTCGAAGTTGCGCGCCTGCGGGTGCATTTCCGGGTAGGCCGCCACTTCGATATGGAAGTGATCACCAGTTTCGGCGCGAATCAGCTCGACCAGATCATTGGCGTGGCGCAGCTCGCCGCTGGACAAGCCCATACCCGACGGCAGATCGCCGCGCAGGGCGACGATGCGGTTGATGCCCTTGCTCTTGTAGAGGTTGAGCAGCTCGATCAGCTCGGCCTTGCTGTCACCAACGCACGACAAATGCGGCGCCGTCGGCACCTTCACTTCGCTGTCGAGCTGCAGCACGGTATTGAGGGTACGGTCGCGGGTGGAACCACCGGCGCCGTAGGTGCAGGAGAAGAAGTCCGGGTTGTAGCCAGCCAGCTCTCGCGCGGTATTCAACAGTTTCTCGTGTCCGGCATCGGTCTTCGTGGGGAAGAACTCGAAGCTGACGGTGGGGCGTTTCTGAGACATGACGATTCCTTCGGGCTACGCCGCGCAGGCCGGGCCTGCGCGGCGTACCGCATCAGTAGCGGTAGCTGTCCGGCTTGAACGGACCTTCGACGGTCACGCCGATGTAATCGGCCTGCTGCTTGGTCAGCTGGGTGACGACGCCACCGAAGCCCTTGACCATCTCCAGGGCGACCTCTTCGTCCAGCTTCTTGGGCAGCACTTCGACGGTCAGACGCTCGGCTTTCTTCTCGGCGGAGAGGTCAGCGAACTTCTGCTCGAACAGGAAGATCTGCGCCAGTACCTGGTTGGCGAACGAGCCGTCCATGATGCGGCTCGGGTGGCCGGTGGCATTGCCCAGGTTCACCAGGCGGCCTTCGGCCAGCAGGATCAGGTAGTCGTCGTTGGCGGCGTCGAAGCTGCCGGCGCCGGTGCGGTGGATCTTGTGCACCTGCGGCTTGACCTCTTCCCATGCCCAGTTCTTGCGCATG is a genomic window containing:
- a CDS encoding DEAD/DEAH box helicase, whose amino-acid sequence is MSFASLGLSEALVRAVEAAGYTQPTPVQQRAIPAALQGRDLMVAAQTGTGKTGGFALPILERLFPNGHPDREQRHGPKQPRVLVLTPTRELAAQVHDSFKLYARDLKFVSACIFGGVGMNPQVQALAKGVDVLVACPGRLLDLAGQGSVDLSHVEILVLDEADRMLDMGFIHDVKKVLARLPAKRQNLLFSATFSKDITDLASKLLHDPERIEVTPPNTTVERIEQRVFRLQASHKRALLAHLITAGAWEQVLVFTRTKHGANRLAEYLEKHGLTAAAIHGNKSQNARTKALADFKANKVRILVATDIAARGLDIDQLPHVVNFELPNVEEDYVHRIGRTGRAGRSGEAISLVAPDEEKLLKSIERMTKQKIPDGDLMGFDASKVEAERPEVREPQKPRQPRGAKAEGERQNGGRRDKGKDGGKAKSQPQAKAKPARGQQPRGQARPAPAAGAPALPPDRAPDEFRDDDIDNFGNRVDYVPTQNKPQGRGRRQGGGQNAGGAGQAPRGQGKGPRTGGGGSANGGKRQGQGQGGGRSRGGDNRSRGARDNVVTSLNRDELPRREGPRRDAPEKQPIIMHKASRSDRLPTAEQLDQLPSSRPRGEKPALLTRNRDSE
- a CDS encoding siderophore-interacting protein, which codes for MARPAPRTLQVITSTQVTPHMLRVTLGGGEIDSFPADQESAYIKLMFTAPGSDKDLVRTYTVRQQRADQFDVDFVLHEDPGPASQWAMAARPGDHILVGGPGPKKLVDNSADWFLVIGDMTALPAISVNLEQLPADARGHAVIEVIDAQDIQPLRHPAGVELHWLINPHPGQNPQLLVDHVRQLAWLPGRPSIWAACEFSGMRALRQHFREERQVDRKQLYISSYWKLGSSEDQHKTVKREDAEAQGE
- the ppnN gene encoding nucleotide 5'-monophosphate nucleosidase PpnN is translated as MLTRQKINASVSPKGSLETLSQREVQQLRETGSGSVYALFRQCALAILNTGSHSDNAKTILEAYPDFEVKIHQQDRGIRLELINAPADAFVDGEMIASTREMLFSALRDIVYTQSELENKRVDVESSSGLTDYVFHLLRNARTLRAGAEPKMVVCWGGHSISTEEYKYTKKVGHELGLRALDVCTGCGPGVMKGPMKGATISHAKQRIVGARYLGLTEPGIIAAEAPNPIVNELVILPDIEKRLEAFVRVGHGIIIFPGGAGTAEEFLYLLGILMHPDNAELPFPLVLTGPKSAEPYLQQLHDFIGATLGREAQNRYVLIPNDPAAVARHMAAGIKAVKQFRRERNDAFHFNWLLKIDESFQHPFEPTHEAMASLNLTREQPTHELAANLRRAFSGIVAGNVKAHGIQLIEEHGPYELRGDKSIMQPLDRLLQAFVEQHRMKLPGGSAYVPCYRVVS
- the metF gene encoding methylenetetrahydrofolate reductase [NAD(P)H] is translated as MSQKRPTVSFEFFPTKTDAGHEKLLNTARELAGYNPDFFSCTYGAGGSTRDRTLNTVLQLDSEVKVPTAPHLSCVGDSKAELIELLNLYKSKGINRIVALRGDLPSGMGLSSGELRHANDLVELIRAETGDHFHIEVAAYPEMHPQARNFEDDIANFVRKAKAGADSAITQYFFNADCYFYFVERIRKLGVDIPVIPGIMPITNYSKLARFSDACGAELPRWVRKQLEAYGDDSQSIQRFGEEMITGLCERLIEGGAPGLHFYTLNQAAPSLAVWKNLQG